The Dehalococcoidales bacterium genome includes the window TTGTCCCGGGTGGCGGTGGAGGTAGCGGTAAACCAGCACGCGGGGCGCATCGAGAAAATATACGGGCCAACCGGCGAGATGCTGCTCCAGCACGGCAAAGACCTGACCGGCATCAAGACGGTCATCGGCACCGGGGGGCCGGTTATCTTCGCCGCCGACCCCCGCCGGATTCTGGAAGGCGTTTTGTTCCAGCCGGAAAACCCGCTAATCCTTAAGCCCAAAAACCCGCGCCTTTTACTCGATGCGCAATACATCCTTTACGCGGTGGGGCTTTTGAGCCAGGCGGAGCCGAAAAAGGCGCTGCAACTTGCCAAGAAGTACCTCGAGCAAATATAGTATTGGTGTGTCATCCTGATCGCAGCGAAGGATACCGGGGCGGACGTACTTACCCCACCCCTCCCCGAGATTCCTCAGTCGCTTCGCTCCTTCAGAATGACAGGGTTGACTATTATGGAAAAAATGCTGGGACACCTCCGCGCCCTGGACCTGACCGATGACAAGGGATTTCTCTGCGGGAAAATCCTGGCCGACCTCGGCGTGAACGTGATCAAGGTGGAAAGACCGGGCGGCGACCCTTCCCGCAATATCGGGGGGTTCCGGGGCGGCGCGCCGGACCCGCAGCAAAGCCTGTACTGGTTCGCCTACAACTCCAATAAAAAAGGCGTCACGCTGGACATCGAAAAGTCGCGGGGACGCGAGATTTTTAAAAAGCTGGCCGCCGCCGCCGACTTCATCATAGAGTCGTTCCCGCCGGGCTATCTGGACGGGCTGGGCATCGGCTATGACGCCATCAGCCAAATTTACCCTAAAGTCATCTGGGCGTCCATCACGCCCTTCGGGACGGAAGCGCCCTACCGCGACTTCAAGGGGCCGGACATCGTGGTCATGGGCATGAGCGGCACGCTCTACCAGACCGGCGAAAGCGACGGCCCCCCCGTCCATATCAGCCTGTCCCAGGCCTGTCTCCACGCCGGGGCGGACGCCGCCGCGGGCTGCATGGTGGCTTACCACCACCGGGAAAAGACGGGCGAGGGGCAGCGGGTGGACGTGTCCATGCAGCAGAGCGCCGCCTGGTTCCAGGCCAACGCCATCCCCTCCTACGAGCTTAACGGGACTATTTTAAAGCGCGCCGGGGCTTTCCGGGCGGGGACGAGCAGCCAGGTGGGGCAGCGGCAGGTCTGGCGCTGTAAAGACGGCTACCTGTTTTTCAACGTTATAGGGGGGAGGACGGGGGCCAAGACCTTAAGCGCCCTGGCGGCCTGGATGGACGAGGAAAAGATGGCGACCGATTTCCTGCTGCGCCTGGACTGGGACAGCTTCGACATGTTCACGGTAACGCAGGAAACAATGGACAAGATTGCCAACCCCATCAGCGCTTTCTTTTTAAAGCACACGCGGCAGGAGCTTTTAAAGGGGGCGGTGCCGCGGGGCGTTTCCCTGGGGCCTTTATCCAGCATGCAGGACCTGCTGGAAGACCCCTGCCTTAAAGAGCGCGGCTACTGGACGCAGATAGAGCACCCGGAGCTGGGCGCCAGCCTCACCTACCCCAAAGAGTTCGTGAGGGCGTCAGAGACGGACTGCGCCACGCATTGCCGCGCCCCCCTCACCGGGGAGCATAACGGAGAGGTGTATAAAGAAATAGGGCTTTCCGAAAAAGAACTGGATGAGCTGAAAATTGCTCGGGTTATTTAGTGTCCGGCTGGATATAATTATCAAAGCGGCAGATGCCGCTCACCCTGAGCCTGTCGAAGGGTGAGAAAATAAGCGCCAACCTCATGGTTCGACAAGCTCACCATGAGCGGGTAATAAAAACGGGAACGGAAAGATTAAACATGGAAAAAAGAGCGGGCGTTTTCAGCGGACTGAAAATACTGTCCTACTCCTGGGCGGTGGTAGGCCCGCTGACGATGAAGTTTTTCGCCGACCACGGCGCAACGGTGATACGCATCGAAACCAGCCTGCGCCCCTGCACCATGCGCTCGTCCGCGCCCTATAAAGACAACCGGCCGGGGCTGAACCGGGGCGGCTATTTTACCTATTTCAACGGCAATATTTTGAGTTTTACCCTTAACATGAACCACCCCAAAGCGGCGGAAATCTCCAAAAAGCTGGTGGGGTGGTGCGATGTCTTCATGGAAAACTACACCCCCGGCGTCATCGAAAAATGGGGGCTGGACTACGAAAACCTGAAAAAGATAAAACCGGACGTCATCATGCTGCGGCAGAGCGGCTACGGCTCCACGGGGCTTTATAAAAACCTGCCGGCCTTCGGGATGGTGCTGGTGCCCATCGCCGGGCTGCCCAACTTTATCGGCTGGCCGGGCAAAGAGCCGCTGCCGGTGGGCGTAAGCGCCTACACGGACTGCATCAGCCCCCGCTATGCCGCCGCCGCCCTGATTGCCGCCCTGGACTACCGAAAAAGGACGGGCAAAGGGCAGCTCCTGGACATATCACAATTCGAGTCGGCCATATCCTTCATCCTGCCCGGCGTGCTGGAATACAGCGCCAACGGCCGGGAGCCGGAAAGAATCGGCAACGCTTCCCCCTGTGCCGCCCCCCACGGGGTCTATCCCTGTAAAGGCAGCGACCGCTGGTGTACCATCGCCGTGACTACCGACGAGGAATGGGCGAATTTCTGTAGTGAAATCGGGCAGCCCGGACTGGTGAGCGACCCCTGGTTCGATACCCTGGAAAACAGGAAGGAGAACGAGGACGCGCTTAATAAAATAGTCGGCGACTGGACGGTTAATCTTACCCCGGAAGAGGTCATGTCCCGGCTGCAGTCGGCGGGGGTGGCGGCGGGGGTGGTGGCAAACGCCGCCGATGTTTACCGCGACCCCCAGCTGCGGCAGCGCAATATCTACTGGCCGATGCAGCACGCCGAGATGGGGGAGTTCACCCACCTGGGGCAGAGCTTCCAGCTTTCCAAGACGCCGGCCAAAGCGTACTCGCCGGCGCCCTTACTGGGCGAGCACACGGAGCAAATCTGCACGGAGATGCTGGGCATGACGGACGAAGAGTTCGTCGGCCTGATGCAGGAGGGTTTATTTGAATAGAGGATATGGCATCCCCGCTCATCCAGAGCTTGTCGAAGGAGAGCGGGAATCCCGCGGGGGTGGGGGGGCTTGCTGCTTGACACTTGATACTTAAATAATGTCATCCTGAGCGTAGCGAAGGATACCGGGGCGGGGAGGTTTTCCCCCACCCCACCGAGATTCTTCAGTCGCTTCGCTCCTTCAGAATGACAAATATATTGGAGGCGCAAAATGCTTAAGTTTGAAAAGGCCGGGGAATTTAAGGACGTTATTTACGAGCGCAGCGGCTACGTGGCGCGCATTACCCTGAACGACCCCGATACCATGAACACCGGCGTCAAGGACTTCTGGAAGGCGCTGGACGTGGTGGAGGAGGCAGACGACATCAAGGTGCTGGTTATCAAGGGGGCGGGAAGGGCTTTAGCCGCCGGCGCCCCCCTGCACGAGGTGGGGTTCGTTTACGGGTGGAAAAACCCCAAGCCCGGCGAGAAAGCGCCCAAGACCCCCATCCGCCACCGCATCAAGTTCGACAGGAAGCTCTTTTACGAATGCGCCCAGAAGCTGCTCAATTTCCCCAAGATAACGGTGGTGCAGGCCCACGGCTTCCTGCTGGGCGCGTCCATGGACATGTACATGCTCTGCGACTTCATCGTGGGGGCGGAGGACTGCAAGTTCGGCGAGATAGAAGTGCGGCTGGGCATTCCCCAGATGACCATTACCCCCATGATGATACTGCGCGTCGGCCTGACCAACGCCCTGGATATGTGCCTGACCGGGCGCATGATGGACGGCAAGGAAGCCGCCCGCATCGGGCTCATCAACCGGGCGGTGCCGCCGGACAAGCTGGAGGAAGAGGTCAACCGCTACGCCGAAGGCTTCAGCAAATTCCCCTTCGACGGTATCGCGCTGGGCAAGACCTCCAAGCAGATGGTCTATGACATGATGGGCATCACCAGCGGCCTGTCCAATCACTTCCTGGCGCATACCATGGGCACCAACATCCACTTCGAGGAGGACGAGTTCAACTTCTTCAAAGCGCGGCGGGACATGGGCGTGCGGGACGCGATACACGCGCGGAATAAACTGTACGAGCAGCTGGATAAATAATGGAATTAACGGTACACCGTTTACCGCTGGGGAAAAGGGGCGGGGTCTGTTAACCGTCGACTGTAAACTTATTGCTATTTGATTTCTCCTAAAAAGGAGGCATATATGGCTTACCCGCTGGAAGGCATCAAGGTACTGGACTTCAGCATCGCCGTGGCGGCGCCGTTCGGCGGGACGATGCTGGCGGACATGGGCGCGGAGGTCATCAAGGTGGAAAGGGTGCAGGGGGAAGCCACGCGGCTGGGACTGCCCGCCGGCATCGACGATATGCTGGACACCAGCGAGGCGGGGAAAACGCCGGATAAAGCGGACTGGATGGCGTTCAACCGCGGCAAGAAAGACCTGGCCGTGGATATAAGGTCGGAACAGGGTCGGGAAATCGTCCTGAAGCTGGCCAAAGAAGCGGACGTCATCCTCCAGAGCTTCCGCCCCGGGGTGGCGGACAGGCTGGGCATCGGCTACGAGGCCATAGCCAAAATCAATCCCAAAATCATTTACTGCTCCTTCTCCGGCTACGGGGAAACGGGGCCGGTGGCCCACCGCGCCGGCGGGGATATGTGGAGCCAGGCGATGTCCGGGCTGGTCAGCGTCCTGGGCTTCCGGGGAGGGGCGCCGCAAATGCTGCCCGTGCCCGCCTGCGACCACCTGGGCGGGGTACTGGTGGCTTACGCGGTGATGACCGCTTTATTCGTCCGGGAGCGGACGGGCGCCGGGCAATCGCTTACGGTAAATAACCTGGACGCGGCCATGTATCTCCAGTTCTCCGGCTTCGCCAAATACCTGACCGACGGCGATATGCCTTACAAGCTGGGCAGGAGCTATGAAGCCCCGCCCTTCGGGCCCTTCCGCGCCAAAGACGGGGACGTTTTAACCATATTCGGCAACGGGCCGATGTGGCCCTCTTTCTGCAAGGTGGTGGGGGTGGAGCAGCTGGCCGACGACCCCCGTTACAATACCGATGCAGCGCGGCGGGAAAACCGCGAGGAAATAGGCCGGCTGCTGGATGAGGCGTTCAGCCGGAAGACCCGCGCCGAATGGGCGCAGATATTCCGGGACGCCAGGATGCGCTGCGACCCCTGCCTGACTTATGAAGAGATTTGCGCCCATCCCCAGGTGGCCGCCAACGATATGATTTATACCACCAAACACCCCACCCGCGGCGAGATTAAAATGCTGGGGCTGCCGGTAAAGCTCCAGCAGACCCCCGGTAAGCCGCAGGGGCCTTCCCCGCTGCTGGGAGAGCACACGGCAGAAATCCTGCTCAGGCTGGGTTATGGACCCAACGACATCGCCGGTATGGAAGCGCAGGGCATCATCAAGACCGTAAAAAAGAAGTAGTTACTCCCTGGTGACGGTCATCAGCAGGTAATAGTCCCCGTGGGCGATGGTCTGGCCGGCCACCGGGTAAGGCTCCAGCGTATAGCTGGCCGTAAATCCGTGCGCCAGGGACTGGTCGGTCACGCCGCTGCCCGTTATCGTAAAGATAATGATATTTTTATCCCCGGCATAGTCGATTATCCCCCGGCACTTGGCTACCCCCTCCCAGACGCAGGTATTGCCGGTAGCGCAGCGGCTGTCCCCGTTCACTTCTTCAAAGGTAATTTTCAGGTCCGTCCCTTTGATGGCGATGGTCTGGCCGATGGGCAAAGTGAACTGCTCGCCCAGGGAAGCGGAAAGCCCGCCGGGGCCGCAGGATGCCGCCGCCAGCGGTATCACGGAGATAACCAAAATACCCAATAAGGCAAAAACCTTTTTCATCGTCTTTAGCCCTCCCAGGCTACATGCTATCATGCCCGGCAACCGGTACTTATGCCTTTTGTCACATTCTTCAGGACTTTTCCGGTTTTTCCAATACGATACGGGCGTCCACCGCCATGGCGGAGTCCTTATAGGCGAATACCGGGTTAAGGTCGATTTCCTTGATTTCCGGCGTTTTGTCCACCAGTTCGGAGACTTTCAGCAAAACGTCCACCAGCGACGGTATATGCGCCGGCTCCTGCCCGCGGTAGCCGTTCAGCAGCGCGTAACCCCTGATTTCTTTTATCATCTCTTCAGCGTCATACCGGGAGACGGGAATCAGCCGGAAGGCGACGTCTTTCAGGACCTCCACGAAGATGCCGCCCAGCCCGAACATGATAACCGGCCCGAACTGCGCGTCCCGGGACATGCCGATAATGATTTCAATGCCCGGCCGCGCCATGCTCTGCACGGACACGCCCTCTATTTTAGCTTTAGGGTATTTGGCGCGGACGGAAGCCATGATATCCCGGTAGGCCTGGCGGACATCCGCCGCGCTTTTAAGTCCTGTTTTCACGCCGCCGGCATCGCTTTTATGGGTGATTTCCGGCGATGCTATCTTCAAAACCACCGGAAAGCCTATTTCCGCGGAGACGGCCGCCGCCTCTTTTTGCGACGCCGCCAGCCTGGTGGCCACGGTTTTAATGCCGGCCGCCTGCATGATTTGCTTGGCTTCTATCTCCGTCAGGATATCCCGGCCCTGCTTTTGCAGGTCTTTTATCATACTGTTTATTTTGTTCATGTTTACCCCCGGTTATTTACCACGGCGGCGTTTTTCACGCGCCGCCGCACCCCCCATATCCCGCCGGCTGCCTCTTGAGCAGGTATTAACGGGGAATACATTAGCATTATAACTGCGGGCGGGGCGGGATATCAAAAAAGGGGGTAGGGCATCAGCCCCGGTGAAACACCCATGCCCGGCCGCTTTGCGTAAAAAAGGGCAAGGTCAAAAAGACGTTAACACATTACTAAAATATTTTGGCGGGTCATGCCGTCACTGCGTACCTCAGGCTGATAAAGCCCTTGTTTTGGTAAAACAGTTGTGCTATTATCGGGGGTGAGGCGAGAGATGACAACGGAGAAAGTTAAAGCACTGGAATTGGCTATCGGCCAGATAGAAAAGCGGTTCGGCAAAGGCTCCATCATGAAACTGGGGGAGTCCTCCGGCCTGCCGCCGATTGAAGCCATTCCCACCGGCTCGCTGGCTTTAGACCTTGCCCTCGGTATTGGAGGGATACCGAGAGGACGTATCACGGAGATATTCGGACCCGAATCATCGGGAAAAACTACCCTGGCGCAGCATATCATTGCCGAAGCACAAAAAACAGGTGGAACGGTTGCCTATATAGATGCGGAACACGCCCTTGACCCGACCTACGCCGCCAACTGCGGCGTCAAAGTGGATGAGTTGCTTATTTCACAACCGGACACCGGCGAACAAGCCCTGGAAATCACGGAAGCGCTGGTAAGGAGCAGCGCCGTCGACGCCATCATCATCGATAGCGTGGCGGCTCTGGTACCCCGGGCGGAAATCGAAGGGGACATGGGTGACCCGCAGATGGGCTTACAGGCCCGTCTCATGTCGCAGGCCCTGCGCAAACTGGCGGGGGCCATCGGAAAATCAGGCACGGCGGTTATTTTCATCAACCAGCTCAGAGAGAAAGTTGGTATCGTCTTCGGTAATCCGGAGGTGACGACCGGAGGCCGGGCGCTCAAGTTCTACAGCTCGATAAGAATAGAGCTCCGCCGCGCCGAGACCATCAAACAGGGCAATGAAGCAATCGGCAGTCATGTTAAAGCCAAGGTAGTAAAGAATAAAGTTGCGCCTCCTTTCCGCAGCGCCGAGTTCGACATCATGTTCGACCACGGCATCAGCAAAGAGGGCAACATCCTTGATATAGGTATAGAATACGGTCTCATCAACAAAGCCGGCGCCTTTTTCTCTTACGGGGACACCCGCCTCGGACAGGGCAGGGAGAGTGCCAAGCAGTATTTGCGGCAAAATCCCGAGCTCAAAAAGGAAATTGAAGACAAAATCAGAGCTTCAGCCGGCGCTGCCCATTCCGCATCTGCGGAAGAAGATTAAAGCCATTCGGCTGGATAAGCCAACCGATAGCACGGAAAGATAAGGCTGAGGCAGACGCTTCAGCCTTTTGTGTTTTTAGATAGAGAAATTAACCGATGAGCAAGATAACCGGACTTAAACCGGGCAAGACCCGTGAAAAGCGCATCAACGTTATCCTGGACGGAAAACCGGCCATTGCCCTGCTGGCGGAAACAGTCCTGAAAGCGGGCTTACAGGTGGGGCAAGAGCTTACGGAGAGCAGTCTGGAAGCTCTGGCCGGGCTGGACCGTTGCCAGCGCTGCCGCAACGCCGCCGTCCGTTTCCTGGCCTACCGCCCGCGCTCCGAGGCGGAAATCAGGCAGCGTTTACTGCGCCGCGGCTTCCCCGATGCTGAAATTGAAAAAACCGTTGCCCGGCTTAAAGAGCAGGGACTTATTGACGATATTGCCTTTGCGCATTTCTGGAGAGACAACCGGCAGGAGTTCAGCCCGCGCAGCCGGCGCCTGACGGAGCTGGAGCTGAAGCGCAAAGGGCTTTCTACGGAAGCCATCGAACAGGCCGTCAGTCACATCGACGACCATGAAAGCGCCTACCAGGCGGCATTAGCCAGGGCGCGCCGCCTTTCTACAGAGGACTACCGGGACTTCCGCCAGCGCCTGGGGGGATTTTTAGGGCGGCGGGGATTCAGCTACGGCGTAATCGATGAAACAACGAAGCGACTCTGGCGGGAGCGCCATCAAATACCGGAAGACAACCGCAGCCTGAAAGCGGTTACATAAATATAAAATCTACAAACTTTAAATAAGGAGGAGTGCAGTGGATGCAGGTTTAGTATACCTTGCAATTGGTTTTGCCTTCATCATAGGTATCATACTAGGCATCGGGGGATTTTTCCTGTTCCGCCGTGTGTTCATCAACCGCCAGATACGGCAAGCGGAAAGAAAAGCGGTCAAGATGGTCTCCGAAGCCAGAGATGAAGCCAAGGAGCTATTACAGCAGGCGCAGGAGGAATCCAAACGCACCAAGACTTCCGCCGAGAACGAGTACCGCGAGCGGCGGACCGAGGTGCAGCGGCAGGAAAACCGCTTGAACCAGAAATCAGAAACACTGGACCGCAAGCTGGAAAGCGTGGAGCAGCGCGACCGCAACCTGATTAACAAGGAAAAAGAAATAGACGCCGTCCGCGCCCAGGTGGTGGAGCTCAAGGACAAGCAATTGAAGCAGATGGAGATTGTCTCCGGCATGTCCAGCGCGGAAGCCCGGCAGACTTTGCTGGACGCCATGGAAGTGGAGATGCAGCAGGAAGCCTCAAGGCGGCTGCACCAGTGGGAAAACAAGCTCAAGGAAGAGTCCGCGGTAAAAGCCCAGGAAATACTGGCGCTGGCCATACAGCGCAGCGCCTCGGAAATAGTGGCGGAGACCACGGTATCCGTCGTACCTATTCCCAACGACGAGATGAAGGGGAGGCTTATCGGGCGGGAGGGGCGCAATATCCGGGCGCTGGAACAGGCCACCGGGGTCGACCTCATCATCGACGATACGCCGGAAGCGGTAACGATATCCAGCTTCGACCCCGTCCGCCGGGAAATAGCCCGCGTGGCTTTGAACCGGCTGGTGCTGGACGGGCGCATCCACCCGGCCCGCATCGAGGAAATGGCCGCCCGCGCCAAAACGGAAGTGGAAGAGGAAATCCAAAAAGCCGGGGAGCAGGCGGCGCAGCAGCTCGGCGTGCAGCTGCATCCGGAGCTGATAAAACTTTTGGGCCGGCTCAAGTTCCGTACCAGCTACGGCCAGAACGCCCTGGATCACAGCACCGAGGTGGCCTACATGGCCGGCATGATCGCCTCGGAAATCGGCGCTAACGTCAACACCGCCAAGAAGGTCGGGCTTTTGCATGATATCGGCAAGGCGGTTGACCGCGAGGTTGAAGGCACTCACGCCGCTATCGGCGCCGACCTCGTCAAGCAATGGGATAAAAATATTGATGTCTATAAAGGCGTCTCCGAGCACCACATGGAGACCAGCGATACCAGCATCTGGGGCTATATCGCCTCGGCGGCTGACGCTATCAGCAGCGCCCGTCCCGGCGCCCGCCGCGAGTCCATGGAAAACTACCTCAAGCGGCTCAAGGCGCTGGAGGACATCGCTGACAGCTTCAAGGGCGTGGAGAAGTCCTACGCCATCCAGGCCGGGCGCGAGGTGCGCATCCTGGTGAAGCCGGAAACTATCGATGATCTGGGCGCCATGAGGCTGGCGCGGGACATCGTGAAAAAGATAGAAGAGACCCTGGACTATCCGGGTCAGATAAAGGTCACCGTGCTGCGGGAGACCCGCGCCGTGGACTACGCCAAATAGAAAAGCATATGTCATTGCGAGGAGTGCAGCGACGAAGCAATCTCATTGAGTTGTCATTCTGAGCGCAGCGAAGAATCCCGGGGAGGAGGGAAAATAAGTAACCCTCGCCCTCCGGCCCGCAATGGCAGTAGAATCTTGTCATTCCAGCGAAAGTAGTATACCCCGTATGCCAATCGGGGCTGGAATCCAGGCGGCGGGGGTGGGGATAAACAAAAATAATATGAACATACTGGCTATCGGAGACATCGTAGGGCGGCCGGGGCGGCAGGTGGTACATCACTACCTGCGCGGCCTGCGCAAGCAATATAAAATCGACTTTATCATGGCCAACGGCGAGAATACCGCCGGCGGCTTCGGGCTGACCTCCAGCACGGCGCGGGAGCTGCTGGACGACGGCATTAATATCCTGACCTCCGGCAACCATATCTTCGCCCAGAAAGAGATAATCCCCTTCCTGGACACGGATATGCCCGTCATCAGGCCGCTGAACTATCCCGAAGGCGTGCCGGGGCGGGGCTACCGCGTCATGGGCAAGGTGCTGGTAATCAACCTGATAGGCCGGGTCTTCATGAATGCCTACGATTGCCCCTTCCGCACCATGGACCGGCTGCTGGCGGAGCTTAAGGACAGGCCCCCCGTTATCATCATCGATTTTCACGCGGAAGCCACCTCGGAAAAGGTGGCCCTGGGGCGCTATCTGGACGGGCGGGTAAGCGCCGTGCTGGGCACGCACACTCACGTGGGTACCACCGATATGCGGATTTTAAAGGGCGGCACCGCCTACGTTACCGATATCGGCATGACCGGCCCGACCGATTCAGTCATCGGGGACGACGCCGATGCTGTCCTCCAGCGTTTCCTCACCCAGATGCCGTACCACCTTTCCGTGGGCAAGGGCAAACCGGAGCTGAACGCCGTTATCGTGGAAATCGACGAAAGCAGCGGCAAGGCCACCGGCATCGAACGCATCCGCCGGGAGATGGACGAAACATGAGCCTGGTTGACCTCCATATCCACTCCACCGCCTCCGACGGCAAATTAGCGCCGGAAGCTATCGTGAGCAAGGCGGCGGCGCTGGGGCTGAAGGTCATTTCCCTCACCGACCATGATTCCATCGCCGGTATAGCCCCGGCTTTAGAAGCGCTAAAAAAATATCCCGGCCTGACCCTCATCCCCGGCGTGGAAATCAGCACCGATTTGCCCGACGGCGAGGCGCATATCCTGGGCTATTTCATTGACTACACCGACCCCGTTTTTGAGCAAGAGCTGCTGAAATTCCGCGAATCGCGGACGGGGCGGGGACGCAAAATGGTGGAAAAGCTGGCTGCTTTAGGCATCGATATCGACTGGAGCCGGGTGCAGGAAATAGCCGGGGACGGCGCTATCGGCCGGCCGCACGTAGCGCGGGCGATGCTGGAAAAGGGATACATAGCCACCTTCGAGGAAGCTTTCGATAAGTACATCGGCCACGGCGCTCCGGCCTACGTGGAGCGGGAAAAGATGACGCCGCAGGAAGCGGTAGCTCTAATCGTACGCTCCAGGGGCCTGCCGGTGCTGGCGCACCCCTTCACCGTCAAAGACCCGGAGGCGATGGTGCGGCAGCTAAAGCCGGCCGGGCTGGTAGGTATAGAAGTCTATTATAAGGACAACACCCCGGAACGGACGGTAAACACCCGGCAGCTGGCGGAAAAGTACGGGCTGATAGCCACCGGCGGCACGGACTACCACGGCCTGGAAAACGCCGGAGAGGTGATGATGGGCGGGGTGAAAGTGCCTATGGCCGCCGCGGAGGCACTGATGAAGATGGCGGGGCGTTAACTATAATCCTCCGCTTGCGATTCTCCTGCCGGGCTGTTTTTCCCTCCGGTAAACCCATTGAAGCTATAGAATCACCCTTCGACAAGTCCCGATTCCTGCGTCATATCCCGATTCCCTATGGTCATGCGGTACACCGGATGAGGTACGAATCGGTGCGGGATGGCGACAAAGTCGCTCACTCAGGGTGAGCGGATTATTTTTATTCCCCCAAATTCCACATCAACGGGAAAATATATTATAATTATGGCAAAGAAATCTTGCTGAAGGAGATCGATGGATATCTGGCTTAAATTCGTGATACTGGTAGCCGCCGCCTACCTGGTAGGTGCGATGCCGCTGTCCTACCTCGCCGGGCGGTCGCGCGGCATAGACCTGCGCAAACAGGGCACCCAGCAGGTGGGCGGGGGCAATCTCTGGCGGACCACCTCCCGCGCCCTCGGCCTGTCTATCGGCATTTTCGACTTCTTCAAAGGCATGATGATGATCATCATCGCCTGGAGGGTGGGGCTGGACCCCGGCCTCCAGTTCGCGGTAGGCCTGGCCACGGTGGCCGGCCACAACTGGCCGGTCTTTCTCCGCTTCCACGGGGGGCGGGGCATCGCCACCAGCCTGGGCATTATCATCATCCTGCCGATGCTCAATACCGACGAGATAACCACCTGGCCGCTGGTAATCTTTTTCACCGTGGGGGTGGCCGGGCTCGTTATCGCGCGGCGCACGCCCGTGCCCATACTTTTAGGTCTGATTTCCCTGCCTGTAACCAGTAAAGTGGTGGACGACCCGCCGTCGCTTACCTTCGCCTACCTGGCGTTGCTGCTGATTATCGTCATCAAACGCCTCACCGCCCAGAAGTCCAGCGAGAAAATCCAGACCGGCATGGGGCGCGTCCTCTGGAACCGCCTGCTCTTCGACCGGGATATCCGGGACCGGAGCGCCTGGGTGCACCGGGAACTGCCCCCCAAGAAGGAAAGCGGGGCATGACGGAGCCGGGACCTTTACGGTGCGCCACCCACCCGGACGTTGAAACCAACCTGCGCTGCGGCAAGTGCGGCAAACTTATATGCCCCCGCTGCCTGGTGCAAACGCCGGTGGGGGCCAGGTGCCGGGACTGCGCTAAAATAAAAAGACTGCCCACCTACCGTCTTTCTTCCGCTTACTACCTGCGCGCCACCGGCGCGGCGCTGGGGGCGGCGGCGGTTATCGGAGTGGGGTGGGGTTTAATTACCGGCCTCTTTTCTTTCATCTATCTCAACCTGATTCTGGCCGCCGGGGTAGGCTATGCCATCGCGGAGATAACCGGCCTGGCGGTCAACCGCAAGCGGGGCCTGCCGCTGGCGATAATCGGCTCCGCCGGGGTGTTCTTCTGCTACCTGGTCAATATCTTTACCTTCGGGCGGATACCGGGATTAGGGCTGGGACTGCTGCTGGATATCATCGCCGTGGCGGTAGCCGTTTCCACGGCCGTCAGCCGCCTGCGTTAAAGCTTAAACAAATATGAAATTAGATATAGCTACACTTGATAATTCCAAAACTTGATAGTATAGTTAAACAGATGCCTGCGCTTACCATAGAAATGACAAAAATAGTCATCGGGCCCGAGGCTTCCCGGCTACTGACGCAAATCAGCCATTTTCTCGCCAGCAAGGACATCCCCGCGTTCATCGTCGGCGGATTGGTGCGGGATATGCTGCTGGGACGCGATACGGCGGATATAGACATCGCGGTGGACGCGGATGCGCCGGCGGTTGCCCGGGAGGCCGCCGC containing:
- a CDS encoding CoA transferase: MEKRAGVFSGLKILSYSWAVVGPLTMKFFADHGATVIRIETSLRPCTMRSSAPYKDNRPGLNRGGYFTYFNGNILSFTLNMNHPKAAEISKKLVGWCDVFMENYTPGVIEKWGLDYENLKKIKPDVIMLRQSGYGSTGLYKNLPAFGMVLVPIAGLPNFIGWPGKEPLPVGVSAYTDCISPRYAAAALIAALDYRKRTGKGQLLDISQFESAISFILPGVLEYSANGREPERIGNASPCAAPHGVYPCKGSDRWCTIAVTTDEEWANFCSEIGQPGLVSDPWFDTLENRKENEDALNKIVGDWTVNLTPEEVMSRLQSAGVAAGVVANAADVYRDPQLRQRNIYWPMQHAEMGEFTHLGQSFQLSKTPAKAYSPAPLLGEHTEQICTEMLGMTDEEFVGLMQEGLFE
- a CDS encoding CoA transferase; this translates as MAYPLEGIKVLDFSIAVAAPFGGTMLADMGAEVIKVERVQGEATRLGLPAGIDDMLDTSEAGKTPDKADWMAFNRGKKDLAVDIRSEQGREIVLKLAKEADVILQSFRPGVADRLGIGYEAIAKINPKIIYCSFSGYGETGPVAHRAGGDMWSQAMSGLVSVLGFRGGAPQMLPVPACDHLGGVLVAYAVMTALFVRERTGAGQSLTVNNLDAAMYLQFSGFAKYLTDGDMPYKLGRSYEAPPFGPFRAKDGDVLTIFGNGPMWPSFCKVVGVEQLADDPRYNTDAARRENREEIGRLLDEAFSRKTRAEWAQIFRDARMRCDPCLTYEEICAHPQVAANDMIYTTKHPTRGEIKMLGLPVKLQQTPGKPQGPSPLLGEHTAEILLRLGYGPNDIAGMEAQGIIKTVKKK
- a CDS encoding CaiB/BaiF CoA-transferase family protein, producing the protein MEKMLGHLRALDLTDDKGFLCGKILADLGVNVIKVERPGGDPSRNIGGFRGGAPDPQQSLYWFAYNSNKKGVTLDIEKSRGREIFKKLAAAADFIIESFPPGYLDGLGIGYDAISQIYPKVIWASITPFGTEAPYRDFKGPDIVVMGMSGTLYQTGESDGPPVHISLSQACLHAGADAAAGCMVAYHHREKTGEGQRVDVSMQQSAAWFQANAIPSYELNGTILKRAGAFRAGTSSQVGQRQVWRCKDGYLFFNVIGGRTGAKTLSALAAWMDEEKMATDFLLRLDWDSFDMFTVTQETMDKIANPISAFFLKHTRQELLKGAVPRGVSLGPLSSMQDLLEDPCLKERGYWTQIEHPELGASLTYPKEFVRASETDCATHCRAPLTGEHNGEVYKEIGLSEKELDELKIARVI
- a CDS encoding enoyl-CoA hydratase/isomerase family protein, which gives rise to MLKFEKAGEFKDVIYERSGYVARITLNDPDTMNTGVKDFWKALDVVEEADDIKVLVIKGAGRALAAGAPLHEVGFVYGWKNPKPGEKAPKTPIRHRIKFDRKLFYECAQKLLNFPKITVVQAHGFLLGASMDMYMLCDFIVGAEDCKFGEIEVRLGIPQMTITPMMILRVGLTNALDMCLTGRMMDGKEAARIGLINRAVPPDKLEEEVNRYAEGFSKFPFDGIALGKTSKQMVYDMMGITSGLSNHFLAHTMGTNIHFEEDEFNFFKARRDMGVRDAIHARNKLYEQLDK
- a CDS encoding acetate--CoA ligase family protein; protein product: MNKINSMIKDLQKQGRDILTEIEAKQIMQAAGIKTVATRLAASQKEAAAVSAEIGFPVVLKIASPEITHKSDAGGVKTGLKSAADVRQAYRDIMASVRAKYPKAKIEGVSVQSMARPGIEIIIGMSRDAQFGPVIMFGLGGIFVEVLKDVAFRLIPVSRYDAEEMIKEIRGYALLNGYRGQEPAHIPSLVDVLLKVSELVDKTPEIKEIDLNPVFAYKDSAMAVDARIVLEKPEKS